The Rhodocytophaga rosea genome has a segment encoding these proteins:
- a CDS encoding LacI family DNA-binding transcriptional regulator, whose translation MTDKKPSINDLAKKLNVSKTTISFILNGKAKEKRISDSLVEKVQKEALKLGYQPNLFAKSLRTGRTNIIGLMVEDISNPFYASIAKLIEDKVYQNGYKIVYCSTENDKTRAKDFLAMFNTLSVDGCILAPPKGLESEIKEMIEKGKNIVLFDRKFGSKLTDTVMVNNQQGMYSAVKHLIERGYKNIGLVALALVKPEKEDRIIGYKQAITDYGMIPYVYPLPFKTQHQEYVADVKLILSQNKQLDALLFGTNYLAIAGLEAINQLYLKIPTDIAVVCFDDHDLFRIYKPGITVVAQPIEEIAQTVIDTLLQNMQKPASEKKPARTISLSTTLIIRESS comes from the coding sequence ATGACAGATAAAAAGCCATCGATTAATGACCTGGCTAAGAAATTAAATGTTTCTAAGACAACTATATCTTTCATCCTAAACGGAAAAGCGAAGGAAAAAAGGATTAGTGATAGCTTAGTTGAAAAAGTACAGAAGGAGGCTTTGAAGCTTGGTTACCAGCCAAATCTGTTTGCTAAAAGTTTGCGCACCGGCAGGACAAATATTATCGGGCTGATGGTAGAAGACATATCAAATCCTTTTTATGCCAGTATTGCAAAGTTGATTGAGGATAAGGTGTATCAGAATGGCTACAAGATTGTGTATTGCAGTACTGAGAATGATAAAACCCGTGCGAAAGATTTTCTGGCTATGTTTAATACACTTAGTGTGGATGGCTGCATCCTGGCTCCACCGAAGGGATTGGAGAGTGAAATAAAGGAAATGATAGAAAAAGGGAAGAACATTGTGCTGTTTGACAGAAAATTTGGGAGTAAATTAACTGATACGGTGATGGTGAATAACCAGCAGGGAATGTATAGCGCTGTTAAACACCTGATTGAACGTGGGTATAAAAATATCGGCCTGGTAGCCCTTGCCCTCGTAAAGCCCGAAAAGGAAGACCGCATCATCGGGTATAAGCAGGCTATAACAGATTATGGGATGATTCCATATGTATATCCACTTCCTTTCAAAACTCAACACCAGGAGTATGTGGCAGATGTCAAACTCATTCTAAGCCAGAATAAACAGCTGGATGCCCTGTTGTTTGGTACCAATTATCTAGCCATAGCCGGATTGGAGGCAATCAATCAATTATATTTAAAGATTCCAACAGATATTGCCGTGGTTTGCTTTGATGATCATGATCTTTTCAGAATTTACAAACCCGGTATTACAGTGGTTGCACAGCCTATTGAAGAAATAGCCCAGACCGTAATTGATACCCTTTTACAAAATATGCAAAAGCCGGCATCTGAAAAAAAACCTGCCAGGACCATCTCTTTATCCACCACGCTCATCATTAGAGAATCATCCTAA
- a CDS encoding cobalamin-independent methionine synthase II family protein, protein MTIPTESIGSIPRKRELIEAIHQGLATIQLKALYQASLQETIKLLEQTGSSVLTDGEQTKSSFVTYPLEGSTILSPNGAVIPFADGHTRQLPALKSGPFRYTHYADQYLKQAQQYTRLPLKQAVISASALSLLYPTEGIEGYSREEFIGDLLNEHETEIRRCFEAGAYKVQIDFTEGRLALKLDPSGNLLQQFIDLNNQVLSRFSEAERSKLGVHVCPGGDHDSTHSADVDYKDFLPKLFELKVKNFYLQLASETNRKQVLATIQQYLKPDQVVFVGVIDVLNPEVETPSQVRDRILEAADYIPLSQLGTTDDCGFSPFCDDISTTRDTAFAKIAARIEGTKLAEAALASQQHA, encoded by the coding sequence ATGACTATTCCAACCGAATCTATTGGCAGCATCCCACGCAAACGGGAGCTAATTGAAGCTATTCATCAGGGCTTAGCTACTATTCAACTCAAAGCACTCTACCAGGCGTCCTTGCAGGAAACCATTAAATTACTGGAGCAAACCGGCTCTTCTGTCCTCACTGATGGAGAACAGACCAAGTCCAGTTTTGTTACCTATCCACTCGAGGGCTCTACTATCTTGTCTCCCAATGGAGCAGTCATCCCCTTCGCCGACGGACATACCCGCCAGTTACCTGCGCTTAAATCGGGCCCATTCCGCTACACCCATTATGCTGACCAATACCTCAAACAGGCACAGCAATACACCCGGCTTCCGCTCAAGCAGGCCGTTATTTCTGCTTCCGCTTTAAGTCTGCTTTACCCTACAGAAGGTATAGAAGGATACTCACGTGAAGAGTTTATCGGTGACTTACTCAATGAACATGAAACCGAAATCCGGCGATGCTTCGAGGCAGGTGCTTATAAAGTGCAGATTGACTTTACCGAAGGCCGGTTAGCACTCAAACTTGATCCTTCGGGTAATCTTTTACAGCAGTTCATTGACCTGAATAATCAGGTGTTATCGCGTTTTTCAGAAGCAGAAAGAAGCAAGCTGGGCGTACACGTTTGTCCGGGTGGTGACCATGATTCCACCCATAGTGCCGATGTAGATTATAAGGACTTTCTCCCTAAATTGTTTGAGTTAAAAGTGAAAAACTTCTATCTGCAATTAGCAAGCGAAACCAACCGCAAGCAGGTACTGGCCACCATCCAACAATACCTAAAGCCTGACCAGGTGGTTTTTGTAGGTGTAATTGATGTGCTTAATCCGGAAGTTGAAACGCCCAGCCAGGTTCGGGACCGGATTCTGGAAGCAGCCGACTATATTCCTCTTTCCCAATTGGGTACGACCGATGATTGTGGCTTTTCGCCTTTTTGCGATGATATTTCCACCACCCGGGACACCGCTTTTGCTAAAATTGCTGCCCGTATTGAAGGCACCAAACTGGCCGAAGCTGCGCTTGCTTCTCAGCAGCACGCCTGA
- a CDS encoding pentapeptide repeat-containing protein, whose translation MLHSKSIGNKIALARKKHNLSQAELAQQVSISPQAVGKWERGESMPDISTLNHLAEILKVDLNYFSESFHSDNPDVSTSRSAQTTIDENQTFKPKKKFGWNWDMSKGNWVDVDLSGLKDVQEKLDSSNLKNCKFMGSDLSGILLKSNSIEKCDFTGTDLRNSKIQSSSLKDTKFDNCSLIDAEFSKTSVKNCSFSSTNFSGAEFFGANFQSSIVENAVWKHTSFKETAISDIVFQGLMEDCAFEFCAFSKVVFKNMTLKHTFFKCKTLKKIQFINCEADRITYELLKSGKADLSGVSLIA comes from the coding sequence ATGCTTCATTCAAAATCAATTGGCAATAAGATTGCCCTGGCAAGAAAGAAACATAATCTTTCTCAAGCAGAACTTGCTCAGCAGGTTTCGATCAGTCCACAAGCAGTTGGTAAATGGGAACGTGGAGAATCCATGCCCGACATTTCAACCCTAAACCATCTTGCAGAAATATTAAAGGTTGATCTTAACTACTTTTCGGAAAGTTTCCATTCTGACAACCCGGATGTGTCTACTTCAAGGTCTGCTCAAACAACTATAGATGAAAATCAAACTTTCAAGCCTAAGAAGAAGTTTGGCTGGAATTGGGATATGTCAAAAGGAAACTGGGTTGATGTGGACCTTTCAGGATTGAAGGATGTACAAGAAAAACTGGATTCCTCCAATCTGAAGAATTGCAAGTTTATGGGTTCAGACTTGTCTGGAATTTTGCTTAAAAGCAACTCTATTGAAAAGTGTGATTTTACTGGTACAGATTTAAGGAACAGTAAAATCCAATCATCCTCCTTAAAAGATACCAAGTTTGACAACTGTTCTCTGATAGACGCAGAATTTTCAAAAACAAGTGTAAAAAACTGCAGTTTTAGTTCTACCAATTTTTCAGGGGCCGAATTTTTTGGAGCTAATTTCCAAAGCAGTATTGTTGAAAATGCCGTTTGGAAACACACCTCCTTTAAGGAAACAGCTATCAGCGACATCGTTTTTCAAGGATTAATGGAAGATTGTGCTTTTGAGTTTTGTGCTTTCAGTAAAGTAGTATTTAAAAATATGACTTTGAAGCACACATTTTTTAAATGCAAAACGCTAAAAAAGATTCAATTTATAAACTGTGAAGCTGACCGGATCACCTATGAATTGTTGAAAAGTGGAAAAGCCGATTTGTCTGGAGTAAGTTTGATAGCTTAA
- a CDS encoding DUF4185 domain-containing protein translates to MKYPFTFIHNLVCISMSVLLCCMCSTKKDTSAAQEKATDTTATTDIETLKFTVEESPEWTALFHRTSGWFGGDGIFAIPLNAKDNEPAASTTETMFIFSDTMIGEISADSTLQSGEVMVNNTVAYLKGSKPNKENIRFQWATNDAGKPIHLFSPNTSTAKKGDYYWLGDGFLNTASDSIYIFAYRMRNLDKSDDWSFKEMSTDLIAIPANSRPPFTKQRQIETPLRFEDGGFGAGIFVNTKESGAPDPDGYIYVYGNRKGLMVARVKPMDFENFSAWRFWDGKEWNADMQQVKLVATDVSNELSISALPDGRYALVFTLSGLSPTVGLRLGRTPYGPFGPVIKVYEAKEMQRKNYITYNAKAHPNLSAPGELLISYNVNAFDFRNEIKANPTLYRPRFIKVRLQQ, encoded by the coding sequence ATGAAATATCCATTCACTTTCATTCACAATCTGGTTTGTATTTCAATGAGTGTACTGTTGTGCTGTATGTGTTCAACTAAGAAAGATACATCGGCAGCCCAAGAAAAAGCAACTGATACAACAGCCACTACAGATATTGAAACCCTGAAATTTACCGTAGAAGAATCTCCCGAATGGACAGCTTTGTTTCACAGAACTTCCGGCTGGTTTGGTGGGGATGGTATATTTGCGATACCACTGAATGCAAAGGATAATGAACCGGCTGCATCAACTACTGAAACCATGTTCATATTCAGTGATACGATGATCGGAGAAATTTCAGCAGATAGTACCTTGCAATCTGGCGAAGTGATGGTTAACAATACAGTTGCGTATCTGAAAGGAAGTAAGCCTAACAAAGAAAATATTCGTTTTCAATGGGCTACCAATGACGCAGGAAAACCAATACACTTGTTTTCTCCCAATACCTCAACTGCAAAAAAAGGAGATTATTACTGGCTTGGAGACGGATTTCTGAACACAGCTTCAGATAGCATTTATATTTTTGCTTACCGGATGCGCAACCTTGATAAAAGCGATGACTGGTCATTCAAAGAAATGAGCACCGATTTGATTGCAATACCTGCCAATAGCCGCCCTCCCTTTACAAAACAACGTCAGATAGAAACGCCCCTTCGCTTTGAAGATGGCGGATTTGGAGCAGGAATTTTTGTGAACACCAAAGAATCCGGAGCGCCTGATCCGGATGGATATATTTATGTGTATGGAAACAGAAAAGGCCTAATGGTTGCCAGGGTAAAGCCTATGGATTTTGAAAACTTTAGTGCCTGGCGGTTCTGGGATGGAAAAGAGTGGAATGCAGATATGCAACAGGTAAAGCTTGTAGCCACTGATGTTTCTAATGAACTGAGTATTTCTGCCCTTCCAGATGGCAGATATGCCCTTGTCTTTACGTTAAGCGGATTAAGTCCGACAGTTGGACTACGCCTAGGCCGCACACCTTACGGACCATTCGGGCCAGTTATAAAAGTCTACGAAGCGAAAGAAATGCAGCGTAAAAATTATATTACCTACAATGCCAAAGCCCATCCTAATCTTTCTGCGCCAGGTGAACTGCTGATCAGTTATAATGTGAATGCATTTGATTTTCGAAACGAAATAAAAGCCAATCCAACACTGTATCGCCCGCGTTTTATAAAAGTACGATTACAACAATGA
- a CDS encoding VCBS repeat-containing protein → MLSACKPETKKSDPLFKLLSSAETGIHFSNDIRQTDSLNILEYMYFYNGGGVGLGDINNDGLTDVFLSGNIVSSKLYLNKGNFQFEDITAEAGVTTKGWCTGVAMADVNSDGFVDIYVSRAGSQNPADRTNLFFVNNGNNTFNESALSYGIADTAYTTQAAFFDYDKDGDVDLYLLNHDHSPKAVNTLHPKRKNGEAKNTDELFRNNGNGPAGHPTFTNVSQEAGILTEGYGLGVAINDLNSDGWPDIYVSNDFLSNDLLYINNQDGTFTNKISDYLKHQSYNGMGVDVSDFNNDGLPDIVVVDMLPEDNYRQKTMSGGMSNEKFSYMIQMGYEPQYMRNTLQLNNGNGHFSEIGQLAGIDKTDWSWSPLLADFDNDGFKDLFITNGYLKDITDKDFINYSENKKMFQEAKEANATLLALMDAQDGVKIPNYAFKNNCDLTFTKALDWGFDQPTYSNGAAFGDLDNDGDLDLVINNINDPASVYKNEAQRLDGRNYLQVSLQGDSLNRMALGAKVVLKYKGNIQLHEHTLYRGYQSTVDNTVHFGLGKVNTVDTIDIYWPDGRKQQLLHVKANQRLTINHRQAKNSFNEQKESLADQPVFSEVSREYGIHFLHKENRYSDLTAQTLLPHTHSYMGPSMSAGDVDGNGLDDFFIGGSAGNPGMLYLQQPSGKFIKHEFPDDAGYEDMGSLLFDADNDGDLDLYVVSGGTEFIANSENYQDRLYKNDGKGKFQKDMAALPSIKASESVVTAADFDGDGDLDLFVGGRVLPEKYPQAPQSYILRNEAGKFKDVTNEVGAELRNIGMVTAALWTDFDNDRQVDLLIVGEWMPVTFFKNVKGKLVPWNADEGKISQQLTVNRPQKNSSSKNKSPTHSITHLLNASSGWWNSLAGGDMDNDGDIDYILGNVGLNTPFKASEDEPLTIYSGDLDGTGIHHAILARYAQGKNYPWHSRDVLLRQMPRLGKKFFKYNEYAKATMDDIVSPEVRDKALVLESNYFASSYMENLGQGKFSLKALPIQAQFAPVHGILIKDVDNDGNLDVLLTGNSYAPDVSIGRYDAFSGLYLRGDGKGNFSSVHLGKSGFFMDADARSLIQLYTGNGDALIIGSSNADSLQVYSTTVPQKSKLYNLDGLDAFGTLRMKNAKSRKVEFYYASGYLSQSSRTLEIPEEVEYFEIVDSRGKAQKHVNKNTVSVSNKRK, encoded by the coding sequence ATGCTATCTGCTTGTAAACCTGAAACAAAAAAATCAGATCCTTTATTCAAGCTTTTATCTTCCGCAGAGACAGGAATCCATTTTTCTAATGATATCAGGCAAACAGATTCGCTGAATATTCTGGAGTATATGTATTTCTACAACGGAGGAGGGGTAGGGCTGGGAGATATTAATAATGATGGATTAACCGATGTTTTTCTGTCCGGAAATATCGTGTCTTCAAAACTGTATTTGAATAAAGGAAACTTTCAATTTGAGGACATTACCGCAGAAGCAGGCGTAACTACAAAGGGATGGTGTACCGGAGTGGCGATGGCCGATGTAAACAGCGATGGGTTTGTAGATATATATGTCAGCCGGGCTGGCAGCCAGAACCCAGCCGACCGGACAAATCTTTTTTTTGTGAATAATGGAAACAACACCTTCAATGAATCTGCTCTTTCGTATGGCATTGCAGATACTGCCTATACTACCCAAGCCGCATTTTTTGATTATGATAAAGATGGAGATGTAGATCTTTACCTGCTCAACCATGACCATTCGCCCAAAGCTGTAAATACTCTTCATCCCAAAAGAAAAAATGGCGAAGCCAAAAACACGGATGAATTATTCAGAAATAATGGTAATGGTCCGGCTGGACACCCTACTTTCACCAATGTATCCCAAGAGGCCGGTATCTTGACGGAAGGATACGGATTAGGAGTGGCCATCAATGATCTCAACAGTGATGGCTGGCCCGATATTTATGTTTCCAATGATTTTCTGAGCAATGATCTGCTGTACATCAACAATCAGGACGGCACCTTTACCAATAAAATAAGCGATTACCTGAAGCACCAGAGCTACAACGGAATGGGAGTGGATGTTTCCGATTTTAATAATGATGGACTGCCCGATATTGTGGTAGTGGATATGCTTCCGGAAGATAATTACCGGCAGAAAACCATGTCTGGAGGCATGAGCAATGAAAAGTTCAGCTACATGATTCAGATGGGGTATGAACCTCAGTATATGCGCAATACGCTTCAGCTAAATAACGGAAATGGTCATTTTAGTGAAATTGGCCAGCTGGCTGGAATAGATAAAACCGACTGGAGCTGGAGTCCCTTACTCGCTGATTTTGATAATGATGGCTTTAAAGATCTTTTCATTACCAATGGCTATCTGAAAGACATCACAGATAAGGATTTTATCAATTACAGTGAGAATAAAAAGATGTTTCAGGAGGCAAAAGAGGCAAATGCAACCTTGTTAGCATTGATGGATGCGCAGGATGGCGTAAAAATTCCTAATTATGCTTTTAAAAACAATTGTGATCTTACCTTTACCAAAGCGCTTGACTGGGGATTCGACCAACCTACCTATTCAAATGGTGCTGCTTTTGGCGATCTGGATAACGATGGCGACCTGGATCTGGTGATCAATAATATTAATGATCCGGCATCTGTTTACAAAAATGAAGCACAACGACTTGATGGGCGTAATTATTTACAGGTTTCGCTGCAAGGTGACTCTTTGAACCGAATGGCTTTGGGTGCCAAAGTAGTCTTGAAATACAAAGGTAATATTCAACTCCATGAGCATACCCTATACAGAGGCTATCAGTCAACCGTAGATAATACAGTTCATTTTGGCCTGGGAAAAGTAAATACAGTTGATACAATCGACATATACTGGCCAGATGGAAGAAAGCAACAACTGCTACATGTAAAAGCCAATCAGCGTTTGACAATAAATCACCGGCAGGCTAAGAATTCCTTTAACGAACAAAAAGAAAGCCTGGCAGATCAACCGGTTTTTTCAGAAGTTTCCAGGGAGTATGGCATCCATTTTTTGCATAAGGAAAATCGCTATTCCGATTTAACCGCTCAAACCTTACTTCCTCATACGCATTCATATATGGGGCCTTCTATGTCGGCAGGAGATGTAGATGGCAATGGACTGGATGATTTTTTTATAGGCGGCTCAGCCGGTAATCCGGGTATGCTATATCTGCAACAGCCTTCCGGGAAATTTATCAAACATGAATTTCCGGATGATGCCGGATATGAAGATATGGGGAGCCTCTTATTTGATGCGGATAATGATGGTGATCTGGATCTGTATGTAGTGAGTGGCGGAACTGAGTTTATAGCTAACTCAGAAAATTACCAGGACAGGCTTTATAAAAATGATGGGAAGGGAAAGTTTCAGAAAGATATGGCGGCACTTCCATCCATAAAGGCAAGCGAATCTGTTGTAACTGCCGCAGATTTTGACGGAGATGGTGATCTTGATCTTTTTGTAGGGGGGAGGGTGTTGCCTGAAAAATATCCGCAGGCTCCGCAGAGTTATATTCTCCGGAATGAAGCTGGGAAATTTAAGGATGTCACCAATGAAGTAGGTGCGGAGTTAAGAAATATAGGTATGGTAACTGCTGCCTTATGGACTGATTTTGACAATGATAGACAAGTGGATTTGTTGATTGTAGGCGAATGGATGCCAGTAACCTTCTTTAAAAATGTGAAGGGAAAACTCGTTCCCTGGAATGCTGATGAGGGAAAGATTAGTCAACAGTTAACAGTCAACAGACCGCAGAAAAATTCTTCTAGTAAAAACAAATCACCCACTCACTCAATTACTCATTTACTCAATGCTTCTTCCGGTTGGTGGAACAGCCTTGCCGGAGGCGACATGGACAATGATGGAGACATTGACTATATATTGGGAAATGTGGGGTTGAATACTCCTTTTAAAGCATCTGAAGATGAACCGCTCACCATCTATTCTGGTGATCTGGATGGAACCGGAATACATCATGCTATTTTAGCCCGGTATGCTCAAGGTAAAAATTACCCCTGGCATTCGCGGGATGTATTGCTCCGCCAAATGCCCCGTTTAGGAAAAAAGTTTTTCAAGTATAACGAGTATGCGAAAGCCACCATGGATGATATTGTTTCTCCCGAAGTCCGTGACAAAGCTTTGGTGTTAGAAAGTAACTACTTTGCTTCTTCCTATATGGAAAACCTGGGCCAAGGAAAATTTTCTCTGAAAGCATTGCCCATACAAGCTCAGTTTGCTCCTGTTCATGGCATACTGATTAAAGATGTGGACAATGACGGAAATCTGGATGTGTTACTTACAGGAAATTCATATGCACCGGATGTTTCCATTGGCCGGTATGATGCTTTCTCCGGATTATATCTTCGGGGAGATGGAAAAGGCAACTTTTCATCTGTTCATCTTGGCAAGAGTGGATTTTTTATGGATGCAGATGCCCGGTCATTAATTCAGCTATATACCGGAAATGGCGATGCATTAATTATCGGTTCTTCTAACGCGGATAGCTTACAGGTGTATTCCACTACGGTTCCTCAGAAATCAAAGCTTTACAATTTAGATGGGTTAGATGCTTTTGGTACGCTCCGGATGAAAAATGCAAAAAGTAGAAAGGTAGAGTTTTATTATGCTTCAGGCTATCTTTCTCAATCATCCCGAACGTTGGAAATACCGGAAGAAGTTGAATATTTTGAAATTGTTGATTCCAGAGGAAAAGCACAAAAGCATGTAAATAAAAATACCGTTTCTGTATCGAATAAGCGTAAATAG
- a CDS encoding sugar porter family MFS transporter, with protein sequence MNGKTFRCVLIVSFAGFLFGFDSVLISGANLPIKHLWDISDWFHGTFIISISLWGTVLGALFGGYPTENLGRKVTLIAVGVMFTISALGTALAISPYMFSCFRFIGGLAAGIGSIAAPSYISETSHATHRGKLGMLFQLNIVTGILLAYLSNYTFTGIDSADSDWRWMLGIMVVPAFLYTLLLFTIDESPRWLMLKRKDEALKNLDLVKNEDSTLANAGLFSGKYTKALVLSFLIAFFNQFSGISFILFYAPEILEKAGYGTAQSLLSAVSIGVVNLVFTLVGISLIDRIGRKKLMYVGSVGYIISLTMVACGFYYGLPAGFTLIFVLLFIVSHAVGQGAVIWVFIAEIFPTQIRAFGQAWGSGLLNSFAAMITLFGAVFINEFAPWIIFASFALLMVLQLLFTAFIMPETKGVSLEELETKLISS encoded by the coding sequence ATGAATGGAAAGACTTTTCGATGTGTATTAATAGTTTCTTTTGCCGGATTTCTGTTTGGTTTCGATTCTGTACTGATATCCGGAGCCAATCTGCCCATTAAGCACTTATGGGATATTTCTGACTGGTTTCATGGCACATTTATCATCTCCATTTCCTTGTGGGGAACCGTGTTGGGCGCTCTATTTGGAGGGTATCCGACTGAAAATTTAGGAAGAAAAGTTACGTTGATAGCCGTAGGAGTGATGTTTACTATTTCGGCGCTGGGCACTGCATTGGCAATCTCACCCTATATGTTTTCCTGCTTTAGGTTCATTGGAGGACTAGCCGCAGGCATTGGTTCCATTGCTGCGCCATCTTATATATCGGAAACCAGTCATGCTACTCACAGAGGTAAACTAGGCATGCTGTTTCAGTTAAATATTGTAACCGGAATACTATTGGCGTATCTTTCTAACTACACATTCACGGGAATTGACAGTGCAGACAGTGACTGGCGATGGATGTTGGGCATCATGGTGGTACCTGCATTTCTGTATACCCTGTTGCTATTCACCATTGACGAAAGCCCCAGATGGCTTATGCTGAAAAGAAAGGATGAGGCTTTAAAGAACTTAGATCTGGTGAAAAATGAGGATAGTACGCTTGCCAATGCAGGGTTATTTTCGGGAAAGTATACAAAGGCTTTGGTGCTCTCATTTTTGATCGCATTCTTCAATCAGTTTTCCGGAATAAGCTTCATATTGTTTTATGCTCCCGAAATATTAGAAAAGGCCGGATACGGAACGGCTCAGTCTTTGTTGAGTGCAGTATCCATTGGAGTGGTTAATCTGGTATTCACTCTTGTGGGTATTTCCCTCATCGACAGAATAGGCAGAAAGAAACTCATGTATGTTGGTTCAGTGGGATACATTATAAGCCTGACGATGGTTGCCTGTGGTTTTTATTATGGCTTACCAGCTGGTTTTACACTTATTTTTGTTCTCCTGTTCATTGTTTCTCATGCAGTTGGTCAGGGGGCTGTTATCTGGGTGTTCATTGCTGAAATTTTTCCTACACAAATAAGGGCATTCGGACAGGCCTGGGGTTCAGGGCTGCTAAATAGTTTTGCAGCTATGATCACACTCTTTGGAGCTGTGTTCATCAATGAATTTGCACCCTGGATCATATTTGCCTCTTTTGCGCTTCTCATGGTACTGCAGCTATTATTTACCGCTTTTATTATGCCTGAAACCAAGGGCGTTTCTCTCGAAGAACTTGAAACTAAACTTATCTCCTCTTAG
- a CDS encoding VanZ family protein, whose amino-acid sequence MEERLKDSKVSNRWTTLLFIIYLIALYYILLLKLGIRFSYMRERITNFIPFSEGIIFTSEKIMNVVIFLPLGIYAGILFERWIFATKLLLFFSLSLFIEALQYILRIGAFDVTDLITNTTGAVTGVMLFEGLDKAFNNRCKAQKLINLLAAASTVIMIVVLVLLKMNRLPIRYQ is encoded by the coding sequence ATGGAAGAACGATTAAAAGATAGTAAGGTAAGCAACAGGTGGACCACCCTATTATTTATCATTTATTTGATTGCTTTGTACTACATTTTGCTACTAAAGTTAGGGATACGGTTTTCTTATATGAGAGAAAGAATAACAAACTTTATTCCCTTTAGCGAAGGGATAATCTTCACGAGTGAAAAAATAATGAACGTAGTGATTTTTCTGCCCCTTGGCATCTATGCTGGAATTCTATTTGAAAGATGGATTTTCGCGACAAAACTTCTCTTGTTTTTCTCTCTTAGTTTATTCATTGAAGCACTTCAATATATTCTTAGAATTGGGGCTTTTGATGTGACAGATTTAATTACCAATACTACAGGCGCAGTGACGGGAGTAATGCTATTTGAAGGGCTTGACAAAGCATTTAATAATAGATGTAAAGCACAAAAACTCATAAACCTACTTGCCGCTGCATCAACGGTAATAATGATTGTAGTATTAGTGTTACTAAAAATGAATAGGCTACCAATCAGATATCAATAA